CAGCCATCTATGGCGTAATTTATTACAACAGTGTCCAAGATACGCCCACAGGTAAAGTCTACAAAAAACCTAAGAAAAATGGTTCTCTAGAAGTAACCAGTGTTAAAAGCTTTTGGGCGCTGATTGTCTCGAATTTTGGTTTAATTTTCGCTCTAGGTTTATTAGCTTGGCGCTTGGAACAAAAGAACATTCACTTCCTAACTTTAAGCCAAATGTATCTGGCTTGGTTAGTATTAGCAGGATTGTTTGCTTACCAAAGTTACCAAGCTTGGCAGGTAAACCGAGAACTTCTAATTGGCAAGAAAACTTACGCTCCATCTGAACGCTTTCAATTTGGTCAAGTAGCTTTACTCGAATTCACTTACATAACTAACTTTGGCAGCGAACTAGCGGTTGTTTCCATGCTCCCAGCATTCTTTGAAAAAACTTTTGCTTTAGAACATGTTGTAGCTGGGATGATTGCTGCTACCTATCCATTCTTAAATTTAGTTTCTCGTCCCAGTGGTGGCTTAATTTCTGATAAATTTAGCTCCCGTAAATGGACAATGACAATTATCAGTGCCGGCATCGGTGTTAGTTATTTGATTGCACATTTTATTAATGGTAATTGGCCGATTCCAGTAGCGATCGCAGTCACAATGTTTGCCGCTTACTTTGCCCAAGCTGGCTGCGGTGCAACCTACAGCATCGTCCCCCTAATTAAGAAAGAAGCCACTGGACAAATTGCTGGAAATGTGGGAGCTTACGGTAATTTTGGCGGCGTAGTTTACCTGACAATTTTTAGCTTAACCGACGCTCCAACACTATTTAGCACAATGGGTTTAGCTGCACTAGTCTGTGCTTTTATGTGTGCCTTCTTCCTCAAAGAACCAAAAGGTTCCTTTGCCGCTACATTTGAGGGTGAATTACCAGAAACCGCAACGAAAAACCCTATCTTCTTAACTGAAGAATAATCAATTCAAGGATGAAATAGAAAACTCACTATAGCAATCCTTGCAGTAAACAAAAAGATCCCCGACTTCTTGAAGAAGTCG
This portion of the Nostoc sp. GT001 genome encodes:
- a CDS encoding NarK family nitrate/nitrite MFS transporter, translating into MLKNLFSFSDRYRILHQTWFAFFLTFVCWFNFAPFATTIGKELSLAPEQIKTLGICNLALTIPARLIIGMLLDRFGPRITYSILLMFAVVPCLATALAQDFNQLVISRLLMGIVGSGFVVGIRMVAEWFEPKEMGIAQGIYGGWGNFGAFGAEFALPILAVSTSFFAGGASNWRFAIALTGIITAIYGVIYYNSVQDTPTGKVYKKPKKNGSLEVTSVKSFWALIVSNFGLIFALGLLAWRLEQKNIHFLTLSQMYLAWLVLAGLFAYQSYQAWQVNRELLIGKKTYAPSERFQFGQVALLEFTYITNFGSELAVVSMLPAFFEKTFALEHVVAGMIAATYPFLNLVSRPSGGLISDKFSSRKWTMTIISAGIGVSYLIAHFINGNWPIPVAIAVTMFAAYFAQAGCGATYSIVPLIKKEATGQIAGNVGAYGNFGGVVYLTIFSLTDAPTLFSTMGLAALVCAFMCAFFLKEPKGSFAATFEGELPETATKNPIFLTEE